A stretch of DNA from Brevibacterium sp. CBA3109:
CCTCGCGATCTTCCTCTCGATGGCAGCAGTGAGCCGGTCGTGGAAGGGAATCTCGAACCGCCACTGATATGGCACAGCAAACACGACGGGTCGGTGTCATGGGCGGCACCTTCGACCCCATTCACCACGGGCACCTGGTTGCAGCCAGTGAGGTGCAGTCGACGTTCGATCTCGATGAGGTCGTCTTCGTGCCCACTGGTCGTCCGTATCAGAAGGATGCCGGTGAGGTCACCAGTGCCGAACATCGCTATCTGATGACCGTCGTCGCTACCGCGTCGAACCCGCGCTTCACCGTCTCGCGTGCCGACGTCGATCGTCCTGGTCCCACCTACACCATCGACACGCTTCGGGACTTGGCCAGGAGCTACGGATCCGACACAGAGATGTTCTTCATCACCGGCGCGGACGCTTTGGCTCAGATTCTGACGTGGAAGAATGTGGATGAGCTGTTTTCTTTGGCTCACTTCGTCGGAGTGAGCCGCCCGGGACACGAACTTCGCAGTGAGGGTCTTCCGGTCGACCGGTTGAGCTTGGTGCAGATTCCTGCACTGTCAATCTCGTCCACGGATTGCAGACTACGGGTGATGGATGGGGCGCCCGTCTGGTATCTCGTACCGGATGGGGTCGTTCAGTACATCGCGAAATACGAGTTGTACAGGAGTGAAAATGGCTGAGGAGCAGTTCACATCACGCCGCGCCAGGCGAGAAGCCGAGCGGTTGGCTGCAGAACAGGCGTTC
This window harbors:
- the nadD gene encoding nicotinate-nucleotide adenylyltransferase: MAQQTRRVGVMGGTFDPIHHGHLVAASEVQSTFDLDEVVFVPTGRPYQKDAGEVTSAEHRYLMTVVATASNPRFTVSRADVDRPGPTYTIDTLRDLARSYGSDTEMFFITGADALAQILTWKNVDELFSLAHFVGVSRPGHELRSEGLPVDRLSLVQIPALSISSTDCRLRVMDGAPVWYLVPDGVVQYIAKYELYRSENG